A window of the Xenopus laevis strain J_2021 chromosome 9_10L, Xenopus_laevis_v10.1, whole genome shotgun sequence genome harbors these coding sequences:
- the ubxn4.L gene encoding UBX domain-containing protein 4, with protein MLWFQGSIPEAIAAAKQSSSVFVVFVAGEDEQSVQMSESWANEQVIQTTMEGFVAIKLDSQSESCLQFSQIYPVVCIPSSFFIGENGMPLEVIAGSISAEELVAKIAKVKQMHSGKKDGFLVNAKLPESSPEPCSDSPCPVVPHASPPDNAQPAGTEQESSAPTTEPSTPVEALLNDHESVSLEPVAESEQNIQSEEELAEKVQRVTHKLEERREQKKKEEKQNEVKKEIDRRKMGKEMLEYKRKQEEDLVKRALEERNREKAEEKAARDRIRQQIAQDRADRAARFAKTKEELEALKVAELQAQQAEREARREAVQKERSTVARIQFRLPDGSSFVNQFASEAPLEDARLFAAQTVGNTYGNFSLATMFPRREFTKEDYGKSLLSLELAPSASIVLLPAGRPSHAVVQSSEGGVWSFLSTILFPLLAVWRFLSNFLFGSPSSSQPAEQVAHPQHESTNPTASSSSEPKRDAVRKRVLEKRPEEFKKEGKIYRLRTQDDKDENNTWNGNSTQQM; from the exons ATGCTGTGGTTCCAGGGCTCCATCCCGGAGGCCATAGCGGCCGCAAAACAGAGCAGCTCCGTGTTCGTGGTGTTCGTGGCTG GGGAAGATGAGCAGTCGGTACAAATGTCAGAAAGCTGGGCTAATGAACAAGTGATCCAGACCACCATGGAGGGATTTGTCGCTATAAAGCTTGATAGCCAGAG TGAATCCTGTCTGCAGTTTTCTCAGATCT ATCCTGTAGTGTGTATCCCATCGAGCTTCTTTATCGGGGAGAATGGAATGCCATTAGAAGTCATCGCTGGCAGTATTTCTGCAGAAGAACTTGTTGCAAAGATAGCCAAAGTAAAACAG ATGCACTCAGGAAAAAAAGATGGGTTTCTAGTAAATGCAAAGCTTCCAGAAAGTTCGCCAGAGCCCTGTTCCGATTCACCTTGTCCTGTTGTTCCACATGCCAGCCCTCCAGATAATGCGCAGCCAGCAGGCACCGAGCAAGAGTCTTCAGCACCTACAACAG AACCTTCCACACCAGTGGAAGCACTGCTCAACGACCACGAGAGTGTATCCCTGGAACCTGTTGCTGAGTCTGAGCAGAATATCCAATCAGAGGAGGAGCTTGCAGAGAAAGTGCAAAG ggtaacacataAACTAGAGGAGAGACGGgagcagaaaaagaaagaagagaaacag AATGAGGTCAAGAAGGAAATTGATAGAAGAAAAATGGGCAAAGAAATGCTGGAATACAAGCGAAAGCAGGAGGAGGACTtggtaaaaagggccctggaaGAGAGAAACCGAgagaaagcagaagaaaaagcTGCTAGGGATCGTATTCGGCAACAGATCGCTCAG GACCGTGCTGATCGCGCTGCCCGTTTTGCAAAAACCAAAGAGGAACTAGAAGCATTAAAAGTGGCAGAACTGCAGGCCCAGCAGGCTGAGAGAGAGGCCAGGAGAGAGGCAGTACAGAAGGAGAGGAG TACTGTCGCCCGGATACAGTTCAGACTTCCTGACGGTTCTTCATTCGTCAACCAATTCGCATCAGAAGCTCCTCTTGAGGACGCAAGACTGTTTGCTGCACAG ACAGTCGGAAATACTTATGGAAACTTTTCATTGGCAACCATGTTTCCAAGGAGGGAATTCACCAAAGAGGATTATGGAAAATCTCTGTTGTCATTGGAACTAGCACCCAGTGCTTCAATAGTTCTCTTGCCA gcaggaaggccatctcacgcTGTAGTACAGAGCTCTGAAGGCGGGGTCTGGAGTTTCCTCAGTACAATTCTCTTTCCTCTCCTAGCAGTATGGagatttttaagcaactttctgTTTGGTAGCCCTTCCTCTTCACAACCTGCAGAGCAAGTAGCACATCCACAGCATGAAAGCACAAACCCAACAGCAAGCAGCAGTTCTGAGCCAAAGAG AGACGCTGTTCGGAAAAGAGTTCTAGAAAAACGCCCAGAAGAGTttaaaaaagaaggcaaaatcTACCGTCTGAGAACTCAGGATGACAAGGATGAGAATAACACATGGAATGGGAACTCTACTCAGCAAATGTAG